The following proteins are co-located in the Vidua macroura isolate BioBank_ID:100142 chromosome 1, ASM2450914v1, whole genome shotgun sequence genome:
- the ENY2 gene encoding transcription and mRNA export factor ENY2 translates to MNKDAQMRATINQKLIETGERERLKELLRAKLIECGWKDQLKAHCKDVIKEKGLEHVTVDDLVAEITPKGRALVPDSVKKELLQRIRTFLAQHASL, encoded by the exons ATGAATAAAGATGCGCAGATGAGAGCAACCATTAACCAAAAGCTAATAGAAACAGGAGAGCGGGAACG CCTTAAAGAGTTGCTGAGAGCCAAATTAATTGAATGTGGCTGGAAGGATCAGTTGAAGGCACATTGCAAAG ATgtcattaaagaaaaaggattaGAGCATGTTACTGTTGATGATTTGGTGGCAGAAATCACTCCCAAAGGCAGAg ctttggTACCAGACAGTGTAAAGAAGGAGCTCTTGCAAAGAATAAGAACCTTTCTTGCTCAGCATGCCAGTCTTTAA